In Propionispora hippei DSM 15287, the DNA window TGAAGGTGAAACTTCAGGAGTGGGAAACGGAAGCATGATGCGTATTGATATCATTTCCTTGTTTCCCGACATGTTTGCCGGACCTCTCGGGCACAGCATCATCAAGCGAGCCCGGGAAGCCGGGCTGCTGTCGGTGCAGGTGACCAATCCCCGTGATTTCGCTTTTGATAAACATCATATTGTTGATGATTATCCCTTTGGCGGCGGTGCCGGCATGGTGATGAAGCCCGATCCGGTTTTTCTGGCGGTTGAGAGCATTACGGCCGAGCGGGAACCGGATAAGTGCCGGGTTATTTTAATGTGCCCCGGCGGGCAGCCCTTCACCCAGCAAAAGGCCAGGGAACTGGCCGGATATGAGCAGCTTGTCTTTATCTGCGGCCATTATGAGGGCCTGGATGACCGGGTGCGTCAGCATCTGGCCGACGAAGCCGTATCCATCGGTGATTATGTACTGACCGGCGGTGAATTGCCGGCCATGGTCGTCGTGGATGCCGTAGCCCGTATGCTGCCCGGTGTATTGGGGGCCAGCGACGGGGCGGAACAGGATTCCTTTTACAGCGGGCTGCTCGAATATCCCCAGTATACCCGGCCCCGTGACTTTCGCGGCTGGTCGGTGCCTGACGTGCTGATTTCCGGTGACCATGCCAAAATAGCCAGATGGCGGCGGAAA includes these proteins:
- the trmD gene encoding tRNA (guanosine(37)-N1)-methyltransferase TrmD, with amino-acid sequence MRIDIISLFPDMFAGPLGHSIIKRAREAGLLSVQVTNPRDFAFDKHHIVDDYPFGGGAGMVMKPDPVFLAVESITAEREPDKCRVILMCPGGQPFTQQKARELAGYEQLVFICGHYEGLDDRVRQHLADEAVSIGDYVLTGGELPAMVVVDAVARMLPGVLGASDGAEQDSFYSGLLEYPQYTRPRDFRGWSVPDVLISGDHAKIARWRRKQSLKNTLERRPDLLVDFPLNAEDAVLLEEIKKERSGG